In the genome of Dyadobacter fermentans DSM 18053, the window TGGTCAGCACGATTTTTCCGCCTGCGTCCATCATCGCCGAAGTGATTCCCAGCTTTTGTAATTCCTTAATCGCCTCTTCCGCGGCGTAGCCCTTCCCAAGACCGCCAATGTCGAGCCTCATGCCCTTCTGGGTAAGCATAATGCTCCGTGTCCGGGCATCCATTTTCATTTTGGTATAACCCGTGCGTGCCAATGCGTCGCGGATCTCGTCCTCCGGCGGGAAAATGCCTTTGCGCGTGGCACGCCGCCACATTTGCACTACCGGCCCAAGGGTAGCATCGAAAACGCCGCCGGTTTTGGCGCTGATGTCCTGCGAAATGGCCAGGATATCGAAAAGGTCCTTGCTCACCGGCACCCACTTGCCACTGCCCGAAGTCGCCGAAAGGCGATTGATCTCACTGCCGTCGCGGTAGTCGCTCATGATCTCGTTCAGCTCCTCCACCCTCCCAAACGCATTATTGGCTGCGATACGGGCTATGGAATCGTTGGCTGCGTAAAACACCAGCTTGAACGGCGAGCCCATCAGGCCTTTTTCAAAAGTGTAGCGCAACTCCTGCGCCCATGAAGATGATGCGGAAACGGTGACAAAAAGAAGGAATAATAAT includes:
- a CDS encoding FAD:protein FMN transferase, coding for MALFSRFSRLLFLLFVTVSASSSWAQELRYTFEKGLMGSPFKLVFYAANDSIARIAANNAFGRVEELNEIMSDYRDGSEINRLSATSGSGKWVPVSKDLFDILAISQDISAKTGGVFDATLGPVVQMWRRATRKGIFPPEDEIRDALARTGYTKMKMDARTRSIMLTQKGMRLDIGGLGKGYAAEEAIKELQKLGITSAMMDAGGKIVLTNPPPGSKGWNINVSNGSDSLAAMQLSNVALATSGPTYRYMEYKGVRYSHIVDPKTGIGLLFHVRTTVISPDGTIADALATAFSVAGIQKSKRYLKRFKGSKVWLVEKQGDRLAEWNMLD